The following proteins come from a genomic window of Bartonella apihabitans:
- the acpS gene encoding holo-ACP synthase gives MILGIGNDMIDIRRVEKTLARHGSRFTERIFTSVERIKSEGRKNRVASYAKRFAAKEACAKALGTGISRGVWWKDMGVVNLPSGKPTMELTNNAKRFLEKMTPEGHKAIIHLTITDDFPWAQAFVIIEAVSFEEIA, from the coding sequence GTGATTCTTGGTATTGGCAATGATATGATTGATATTCGCAGGGTTGAAAAAACTCTTGCGCGTCATGGCAGCCGTTTTACCGAACGGATTTTTACTTCTGTCGAAAGAATAAAATCGGAGGGAAGGAAAAATCGCGTTGCCTCATATGCCAAGCGGTTTGCAGCAAAAGAAGCTTGTGCAAAAGCGCTAGGCACCGGCATTTCTCGCGGCGTGTGGTGGAAAGATATGGGGGTTGTCAACCTGCCAAGCGGAAAACCCACAATGGAGCTTACCAATAATGCAAAAAGATTTCTTGAAAAAATGACACCCGAAGGGCACAAAGCGATTATTCATTTGACAATTACGGACGATTTTCCTTGGGCTCAGGCTTTTGTAATCATCGAGGCGGTTTCTTTTGAAGAGATTGCTTGA